A portion of the Streptomyces sp. YPW6 genome contains these proteins:
- a CDS encoding PLP-dependent aminotransferase family protein codes for MLLPAAAVPARGRGRALRSALREAVRSGRLAGGTRLPSSRELAADLGVSRGLVTEAYEQLVAEGYLRSERGAGTWVSEGVRAAERPVRDRAPGVAGARVDFRPGTPDLSLFPRSAWAAAQRTVCGRLPHGALGYPDPRGLPELREALAGLLARRRGVVADPERLVVCSGVAQATTLLGFVLRDEGAVAVGVEDPGSPEHSSLFAATGLGTVPLPLDDEGLALAPLERSGVRAVVTTPAHQFPTGIGYSARRRGDLLGWARDTGAVIMEDDYDGDFRYDRAPVGALQGLDPERVVYTGSVSKSLAPGLRLGWLVAPAALTERIVARKRTMDLGNPVLDQAVLADVIVRGGYDRQLRRCQRAYRGRRDAMVAALDEHFPGTAVSGIAAGLHIIARLPARYGPEDVFLERAAGAGIAVRPLRDYGTADSGDGALPLVLGYAHLAPGDIAWGVAALADAWRTGRTSSG; via the coding sequence CTGCTGCTGCCCGCCGCTGCCGTGCCGGCGCGTGGGCGGGGGCGCGCGCTGCGGTCCGCGCTCCGGGAGGCGGTGCGCTCGGGCCGTCTCGCGGGTGGCACGCGGCTGCCCTCCAGCCGTGAACTCGCCGCCGATCTGGGGGTGTCGCGCGGTCTGGTCACCGAGGCCTACGAGCAGCTCGTCGCGGAGGGCTATCTGCGCAGCGAGCGGGGCGCGGGCACCTGGGTGAGCGAGGGCGTACGGGCGGCGGAGCGCCCCGTGCGCGACCGTGCGCCGGGCGTGGCGGGCGCACGCGTGGACTTCCGGCCCGGCACCCCGGACCTGTCCCTCTTCCCGCGCAGCGCGTGGGCCGCCGCCCAGCGGACGGTGTGCGGCCGGCTGCCGCACGGCGCGCTGGGCTACCCGGATCCGCGCGGGCTGCCGGAGCTGCGCGAGGCGCTGGCCGGACTGCTCGCCCGGCGCCGGGGTGTGGTGGCCGATCCGGAGCGGCTGGTGGTCTGCTCGGGGGTGGCCCAGGCGACGACCCTGCTCGGGTTCGTCCTCCGGGACGAGGGCGCGGTCGCGGTCGGGGTGGAGGATCCCGGCAGTCCGGAGCACTCCTCGCTGTTCGCGGCGACCGGCCTCGGCACGGTTCCGCTGCCTCTCGACGACGAGGGCCTCGCCCTCGCGCCCCTGGAGCGCTCCGGCGTACGCGCGGTGGTGACCACGCCCGCGCACCAGTTCCCCACCGGCATCGGCTACTCCGCGCGGCGGCGCGGCGACCTGCTGGGCTGGGCGCGGGACACCGGCGCCGTGATCATGGAGGACGACTACGACGGGGACTTCCGTTACGACCGGGCCCCGGTGGGCGCCTTGCAGGGGCTGGATCCCGAGCGGGTGGTGTACACCGGCTCCGTGAGCAAGTCGCTGGCCCCCGGTCTGCGGCTCGGCTGGCTGGTCGCCCCCGCCGCCCTCACGGAGCGGATCGTCGCCCGCAAACGGACGATGGATCTGGGCAACCCGGTGCTCGACCAGGCGGTTCTGGCGGATGTCATCGTGCGCGGCGGCTACGACCGGCAGTTGCGGCGCTGCCAGCGGGCCTACCGGGGACGACGCGACGCGATGGTGGCCGCGCTCGACGAGCACTTCCCCGGCACGGCGGTCAGCGGCATCGCGGCAGGGCTCCACATCATCGCCCGGCTGCCCGCTCGGTACGGTCCCGAGGACGTCTTCCTGGAGCGGGCGGCGGGGGCGGGCATCGCCGTGCGGCCGCTGCGCGACTACGGAACGGCCGACTCCGGGGACGGCGCCCTGCCGCTCGTTCTCGGGTACGCCCATCTCGCCCCCGGCGACATCGCCTGGGGGGTCGCCGCGCTGGCGGACGCGTGGCGGACCGGACGGACCTCTTCCGGCTGA
- a CDS encoding alpha/beta fold hydrolase, protein MTTTVSFTVATPDGPRPVSVAYERTGSGEPLLLLHGIGHHLRAWDPVTRILAAERDVIAVDLPGFGTSPALPDDVPYGLGTVAPVLGAFCAELGLDRPHVAGNSLGGLLALELGRTEVVRSVTALSPAGFWTEAERRYAYGTLRTMRRSALALPVPLIERLSHSAAGRTALTSTIYARPGRRSPEAVVAETLALRRATGFHQTLEAGRDTLFGEDVKGIPVTVAWGTRDRILLRRQGVRAKRTIPGARLVRLPGCGHVPMNDDPARVARVILDTSR, encoded by the coding sequence ATGACCACCACGGTCTCCTTCACCGTCGCCACGCCCGACGGCCCCCGACCGGTCTCGGTCGCGTACGAACGGACCGGCTCGGGCGAACCGTTGCTGCTCCTGCACGGCATCGGCCACCACCTGCGGGCCTGGGACCCGGTGACGCGGATCCTGGCCGCCGAGCGTGACGTCATCGCCGTCGACCTGCCCGGCTTCGGCACCTCGCCCGCGCTGCCGGACGACGTCCCCTACGGCCTCGGGACCGTCGCCCCGGTTCTCGGCGCCTTCTGCGCCGAACTCGGCCTGGACCGGCCCCATGTGGCCGGCAACTCGCTGGGCGGGCTGCTCGCGCTGGAACTCGGCCGCACCGAGGTGGTGCGGTCGGTGACCGCGCTGTCCCCGGCGGGCTTCTGGACGGAGGCCGAACGGCGCTACGCCTACGGCACCCTGCGGACGATGCGGCGGAGTGCGCTGGCCCTGCCGGTGCCGCTCATCGAGCGCCTGTCGCACAGCGCGGCGGGCCGGACGGCCCTCACGAGCACCATCTACGCCCGGCCCGGCCGGCGTTCACCGGAGGCCGTCGTCGCCGAGACGCTCGCCCTGCGCCGGGCGACCGGCTTCCACCAGACGCTGGAGGCCGGCCGGGACACCCTCTTCGGCGAGGACGTGAAAGGGATCCCCGTCACCGTGGCCTGGGGCACCCGCGACCGGATCCTGCTGCGCCGGCAGGGCGTCCGTGCCAAGCGGACCATCCCCGGCGCCCGGCTCGTGCGGCTGCCCGGCTGCGGGCACGTTCCGATGAACGACGACCCGGCACGCGTCGCCCGCGTCATCCTGGACACCAGCCGCTGA
- the sigJ gene encoding RNA polymerase sigma factor SigJ has product MTVDVATEIFEEHRPVLTGVAYRMLGRVADAEDVVQEAWLKWSAAAPEDVREPRAFLVRITTRLAIDRLRHLRSRRETYPGVWLPEPLVTDFGPTLPDTAERAVLADSVSLAVLVVLESLSPLERAVFVLREAFGFPYAEIAAALDRTEAAVRQLAGRARRHVEERKPRYDVDPAERRDLTERFLAAASGGGIEQLLSLLAPDVRLVSDGGGRPKAARRVIETADKVGRFLFAVAGALDPGGEIRVMELNGGPAVVHFIGGKADTVFQIEVGQGVIQCAYIIRNPDKLSGLPVV; this is encoded by the coding sequence ATGACCGTCGACGTCGCGACCGAGATATTCGAAGAGCACCGGCCCGTACTCACCGGTGTCGCCTACCGCATGCTCGGCCGCGTCGCCGATGCCGAGGACGTCGTCCAGGAGGCGTGGCTGAAGTGGTCGGCGGCGGCGCCCGAGGACGTCCGGGAGCCGCGGGCCTTCCTGGTGCGGATCACCACCCGGCTGGCCATCGACCGGCTCAGGCACCTCCGCTCGCGCCGGGAGACGTATCCGGGGGTCTGGCTGCCGGAGCCGCTGGTGACGGACTTCGGCCCCACGCTGCCCGACACCGCGGAACGTGCCGTCCTCGCCGACTCCGTCTCGCTCGCCGTGCTGGTCGTGCTCGAATCGCTCTCGCCGCTGGAGCGCGCGGTGTTCGTGCTCCGGGAGGCCTTCGGATTCCCGTACGCCGAGATCGCCGCCGCCCTCGACCGCACCGAGGCGGCCGTCCGGCAGCTCGCGGGCCGCGCCCGGCGGCACGTGGAGGAGCGCAAGCCCCGCTACGACGTGGACCCGGCCGAACGGCGCGACCTCACCGAACGCTTCCTGGCCGCCGCGTCCGGGGGTGGCATCGAGCAACTGCTCTCCCTGCTCGCCCCGGACGTCCGGCTCGTCAGCGACGGCGGCGGCAGGCCGAAGGCGGCGCGGCGGGTCATCGAGACCGCCGACAAGGTCGGCCGCTTCCTCTTCGCCGTGGCGGGCGCACTCGACCCCGGCGGGGAGATCCGCGTCATGGAGCTCAACGGCGGCCCCGCCGTCGTCCACTTCATCGGAGGGAAAGCCGACACCGTCTTTCAGATCGAAGTCGGCCAAGGTGTCATTCAATGCGCCTATATCATTCGTAATCCGGACAAGCTGTCCGGACTGCCCGTCGTGTAG
- a CDS encoding GntR family transcriptional regulator: MGTTQLESVQEPKYWHLKTVLSEALDSDFAVGEILPNERELAARFGVARATLRQALEQLELEGRLQRRRGVGTTVAPPRVGVAVSTEQREWADGVGGEAWQPLDSTMAKAPAPVAAMLGTDPAEPVHVVRRIRDTQGQSVAAELLYVPASSVPDLSAIEAPSGAVRARGVLRELHRLGLQGQDRSVELGSARADDAKELDRLPGAPVLVVTTRFFTVDGTAAVSVATYRADTCRLTFGDSGALEISHDEQPERQAS; this comes from the coding sequence GTGGGGACCACGCAGCTGGAATCGGTACAGGAGCCGAAGTACTGGCACCTCAAGACCGTGCTCAGTGAGGCACTCGACTCGGACTTTGCGGTGGGGGAGATCCTGCCCAACGAGCGGGAACTCGCGGCGCGGTTCGGTGTCGCGCGAGCGACGCTCCGGCAGGCCCTGGAGCAGCTCGAACTCGAAGGCAGACTGCAGCGCCGGCGCGGTGTCGGGACCACCGTGGCCCCGCCGCGCGTGGGCGTCGCCGTCTCCACCGAGCAGCGGGAATGGGCGGACGGCGTCGGCGGTGAAGCCTGGCAGCCGCTCGACAGCACCATGGCCAAGGCCCCGGCGCCGGTGGCCGCGATGCTCGGAACGGACCCCGCCGAGCCGGTGCACGTGGTGCGCCGGATCCGTGACACCCAGGGGCAGTCGGTAGCGGCGGAACTTCTCTACGTCCCCGCCTCCTCGGTCCCCGACCTCTCCGCCATCGAGGCCCCGTCCGGTGCCGTCCGCGCCCGCGGTGTCCTGCGGGAGCTGCACCGGCTCGGCCTCCAGGGCCAGGACCGCTCCGTGGAGCTCGGCTCCGCGCGGGCCGATGACGCCAAGGAGCTGGACCGCCTCCCCGGCGCCCCCGTCCTCGTCGTCACCACCCGGTTCTTCACCGTGGACGGTACGGCGGCCGTCTCCGTCGCCACCTACCGCGCGGACACCTGCCGGCTCACCTTCGGGGACTCCGGCGCGCTGGAGATCAGCCACGACGAACAGCCGGAGCGCCAGGCCTCCTGA
- a CDS encoding ROK family transcriptional regulator: protein MGRLTGGDPSLLRRINSAVVLHALRGAGALTLTDLTRITGLSRPTVEGVVEGLFEAGLVVEAVPDESETRRQGRPARRFRFRAEAGHLLGIEIGPHRVSALISGLDGRIIGAGSRAVSESAGADDRLDQVRTVIAEVLRRTGVARNSLRAVGVGSPGIVEADGTVRLGTALPDWTGLPLGERLRRSFRCPVLVENDANAAAVAEHWKGAATESDDVVFVLAGLSPGAGSLIGGRLHRGFGGAAGEIGALHLLGRELTPEHLLSTTDTPLDPLDEQAVAAVFAKAKEGDAGAQAAVERFLQRLVHDVAALVLALDPELVVVGGWAAGLDGVLEPLRKELARYCLRPPRVTLSLLGEAAVATGALRLALDHVEEELFAVEGAVTARR from the coding sequence GTGGGCCGGCTGACCGGTGGGGACCCGTCGCTGCTGCGGCGGATCAATTCCGCGGTGGTGCTGCACGCCCTGAGGGGGGCCGGCGCGCTCACGCTGACGGACCTGACACGGATCACGGGGCTGTCCCGGCCGACGGTCGAAGGGGTCGTCGAGGGGCTCTTCGAAGCGGGTCTCGTGGTCGAGGCCGTACCCGACGAGAGCGAGACGCGACGCCAGGGGCGCCCTGCCCGGAGGTTCCGCTTCCGGGCCGAGGCGGGGCACCTTCTGGGGATAGAGATCGGCCCGCACAGGGTCTCGGCGCTCATCTCGGGGCTGGACGGACGGATCATCGGGGCCGGGTCCCGCGCGGTCTCGGAGTCCGCGGGCGCGGACGACCGGCTCGACCAGGTCCGGACCGTCATCGCGGAGGTGCTGCGCCGCACCGGAGTGGCCCGGAACAGTCTGCGCGCGGTCGGCGTCGGCAGCCCGGGGATCGTGGAGGCCGACGGCACCGTGCGGCTGGGCACGGCGTTGCCGGACTGGACCGGCCTCCCGCTCGGGGAACGGCTGCGCCGTTCGTTCCGCTGCCCCGTACTCGTCGAGAATGACGCCAACGCCGCCGCGGTGGCGGAGCACTGGAAGGGTGCGGCCACCGAGTCCGACGACGTGGTCTTCGTGCTGGCGGGGCTGAGCCCCGGCGCGGGGTCCCTGATCGGCGGGCGGCTGCACCGGGGGTTCGGCGGGGCCGCCGGGGAGATCGGCGCACTGCACCTGCTGGGCAGGGAGCTGACGCCGGAGCACCTGCTCTCGACGACGGACACCCCGCTGGACCCGCTGGACGAGCAGGCGGTGGCCGCGGTGTTCGCCAAGGCCAAGGAGGGCGACGCGGGGGCCCAGGCGGCGGTCGAGCGGTTCCTCCAGCGGCTGGTGCACGATGTGGCGGCACTGGTGCTGGCGCTCGACCCGGAGCTGGTCGTGGTCGGCGGCTGGGCCGCCGGGCTGGACGGGGTGCTGGAGCCTCTCCGCAAGGAGCTGGCCCGCTACTGCCTGCGCCCGCCCCGGGTGACGCTGTCGCTGCTCGGCGAGGCCGCCGTCGCGACGGGGGCGCTGCGGCTGGCGCTGGACCATGTCGAAGAGGAGCTGTTCGCCGTCGAGGGAGCCGTGACGGCCCGCCGCTGA
- the mug gene encoding G/U mismatch-specific DNA glycosylase → MTPEELAAARGRIVPDVAAGGLRVLFCGINPSLTTAVTGHHFAHPGNRFWPVLHRSGFTPRQLRPAEQGELLGLGLGITNVVARATARADELEAEEFREGGAALAAKVRRLAPQWLAVVGITAYRTAFGEPRARIGPQDRTIGGARVWALPNPSGLNAHWTVPAMAEEYGRLREAVPDWPGS, encoded by the coding sequence ATGACCCCCGAAGAGCTGGCCGCCGCCCGCGGCCGCATCGTCCCCGATGTGGCCGCGGGCGGTCTGCGCGTGCTCTTCTGCGGGATCAACCCGAGCCTGACGACCGCGGTGACGGGCCACCACTTCGCCCACCCGGGGAACCGGTTCTGGCCGGTCCTGCACCGTTCCGGTTTCACCCCGCGGCAGTTGCGTCCGGCGGAGCAGGGCGAGCTGCTCGGTCTCGGACTCGGGATCACCAACGTGGTGGCGCGGGCCACGGCCCGGGCGGACGAGCTGGAGGCGGAGGAGTTCCGCGAGGGCGGGGCCGCACTGGCGGCCAAGGTGCGGCGGCTCGCCCCGCAGTGGCTCGCGGTCGTCGGCATCACCGCCTATCGCACGGCTTTCGGGGAGCCCCGGGCCCGTATCGGCCCCCAGGACCGCACGATCGGCGGCGCCCGTGTGTGGGCCCTCCCCAACCCCAGCGGCCTCAACGCCCACTGGACGGTACCGGCCATGGCCGAGGAGTACGGCCGGCTCCGGGAGGCCGTGCCCGACTGGCCGGGCTCGTGA
- the purB gene encoding adenylosuccinate lyase, with amino-acid sequence MNAVSAKPRIPNVLAGRYASAELAVLWSPEQKVKLERQLWLAVLRAQKDLGIEVPDAALSDYERVLDQVDLASIAEREKVTRHDVKARIEEFNALAGHEQVHKGMTSRDLTENVEQLQIRLSLELMRDRTVAVLARLGRLAAEYGELVIAGRSHNVAAQATTLGKRFATAADELLVAHGRLEDLLSRYPLRGIKGPVGTAQDMLDLLGGDAGKLAELEQRIAGHLGFAEAFTSVGQVYPRSLDYDVVTALVQLAAAPSSVAKTIRLMAGHELVTEGFKPGQVGSSAMPHKMNTRSCERVNGLMVILRGYASMTGELAGDQWNEGDVSCSVVRRVALPDAFFAFDGLLETFLTVLDEFGAFPAVVARELDRYLPFLATTKVLMGAVRAGVGRELAHEAIKENAVASALAMREQGAERNELLDKLAADERIPLDRAQLDELMADKLSFTGAAGDQVTSLVARIEEITKQHPEAAGYTPGSIL; translated from the coding sequence GTGAACGCCGTGTCTGCGAAGCCTCGCATCCCCAATGTCCTGGCCGGCCGCTACGCCTCCGCGGAGCTGGCCGTCCTCTGGTCCCCCGAGCAGAAGGTGAAGCTGGAGCGTCAGCTGTGGCTGGCGGTGCTGCGTGCTCAGAAGGACCTCGGGATCGAGGTGCCCGACGCGGCGCTGAGCGACTACGAGCGGGTGCTGGACCAGGTGGACCTGGCCTCCATCGCCGAGCGCGAGAAGGTCACCCGGCATGACGTGAAGGCCCGGATCGAGGAGTTCAACGCGCTCGCCGGTCATGAGCAGGTCCACAAGGGCATGACCTCCCGGGACCTGACGGAGAACGTCGAGCAGCTGCAGATCCGGCTCTCGCTGGAGCTGATGCGCGACCGCACCGTGGCGGTGCTGGCCCGGCTCGGCAGGCTCGCGGCGGAGTACGGCGAGCTGGTGATCGCCGGACGCTCGCACAACGTCGCCGCACAGGCGACGACGCTGGGCAAGCGCTTCGCGACCGCCGCCGACGAGCTGCTCGTCGCCCACGGCCGCCTGGAGGACCTGCTCTCCCGCTATCCGCTGCGCGGGATCAAGGGGCCGGTCGGCACGGCGCAGGACATGCTGGACCTGCTCGGCGGCGACGCGGGCAAGCTCGCCGAGCTGGAGCAGCGCATCGCCGGTCATCTCGGCTTCGCCGAGGCGTTCACCTCGGTCGGCCAGGTCTACCCCCGGTCGCTCGACTACGACGTGGTCACCGCCCTGGTGCAGCTGGCCGCGGCGCCCTCCTCGGTGGCGAAGACCATCCGGCTGATGGCGGGCCACGAGCTGGTGACCGAGGGCTTCAAGCCCGGCCAGGTCGGCTCGTCCGCGATGCCGCACAAGATGAACACGCGCTCCTGCGAGCGGGTCAACGGGCTGATGGTGATCCTGCGCGGCTACGCCTCGATGACCGGCGAACTGGCGGGCGACCAGTGGAACGAGGGCGACGTGTCCTGCTCCGTGGTCCGCCGGGTGGCGCTCCCGGACGCGTTCTTCGCGTTCGACGGCCTCCTGGAGACCTTCCTGACGGTGCTGGACGAGTTCGGCGCGTTCCCCGCTGTCGTGGCGCGCGAGCTGGACCGCTACCTGCCGTTCCTGGCCACCACCAAGGTCCTGATGGGCGCGGTACGGGCCGGGGTCGGCCGCGAGCTGGCCCACGAGGCGATCAAGGAGAACGCGGTCGCCTCCGCCCTCGCGATGCGGGAGCAGGGCGCCGAGCGCAACGAACTGCTCGACAAGCTCGCCGCGGACGAGCGGATCCCGCTGGACCGCGCGCAGCTGGACGAGCTGATGGCCGACAAGCTCTCGTTCACGGGCGCCGCCGGTGACCAGGTGACGTCGCTGGTCGCCCGGATCGAGGAGATCACCAAGCAGCACCCCGAGGCCGCGGGGTACACCCCCGGCTCGATCCTCTGA
- a CDS encoding SGNH/GDSL hydrolase family protein has protein sequence MELNASYTSLVAVGDSFTEGMSDLLADGTYRGWADVLAARLAVRSPGFRYANLAVRGKLIGQIVDEQVAAAAALQADVVTLVGGLNDTLRPKCDMGMVRGRLEEAVERLAPSCKQLVLMRSPGRSGPVFDRFRPRIEALFALIDDLAGQHGAVVVDLYSAPSIADPRMWDVDRLHLTAEGHRRVAEAVWQTLGLPAELDWRARMPATAPPRWAARRTEDIRFARQHLAPWIGRRLTGRSSGDGRSGAQFDAATGRAFWITPADARNPGPVTEWRRAASPAPS, from the coding sequence ATGGAACTGAATGCCTCCTACACCAGTCTCGTCGCGGTCGGCGACTCGTTCACCGAGGGCATGTCGGACCTGCTCGCCGACGGTACGTACCGGGGCTGGGCCGACGTCCTCGCCGCCCGGCTCGCGGTCCGGTCCCCCGGCTTCCGGTACGCCAACCTCGCCGTGCGCGGGAAGCTCATCGGCCAGATCGTCGACGAGCAGGTGGCGGCGGCCGCCGCACTCCAGGCCGACGTGGTCACGCTCGTGGGCGGGCTCAACGACACGTTGCGCCCGAAGTGCGACATGGGGATGGTCCGGGGCCGGCTCGAAGAGGCCGTGGAGCGTCTCGCGCCCTCCTGCAAGCAGCTGGTGCTGATGCGCAGCCCCGGACGCAGCGGGCCGGTGTTCGACCGGTTCCGCCCGCGGATCGAGGCGCTCTTCGCCCTGATCGACGACCTGGCCGGGCAGCACGGCGCCGTGGTTGTGGACCTCTACTCCGCGCCCTCGATCGCCGACCCCCGGATGTGGGACGTCGACCGGCTCCACCTCACGGCCGAGGGCCACCGGCGCGTCGCCGAGGCCGTCTGGCAGACGCTGGGGCTGCCGGCCGAGCTGGACTGGCGCGCGCGGATGCCCGCGACCGCACCGCCGCGCTGGGCGGCCCGGCGGACGGAGGACATCCGCTTCGCCCGGCAGCACCTGGCACCCTGGATCGGACGACGGCTCACCGGCCGCTCCTCCGGTGACGGACGCTCGGGCGCCCAGTTCGACGCCGCGACGGGCCGGGCGTTCTGGATCACGCCCGCCGACGCCCGGAACCCCGGCCCGGTGACGGAATGGCGCCGCGCCGCATCCCCCGCTCCTTCGTAG
- a CDS encoding hemolysin family protein — protein MIVLQLFIGLLTLVANAFFVGAEFALISVRRSQIEPEAEAGNRRARSVIWGLEHVSALLAAAQLGITLCTLVLGIVAEPAIAHLLEPVFDAVGVPHGLVHPLSFVIALSVATYLHMLLGEMVPKNIALAEPARSALLLGPPLVAMARALRPVIFAVNAFANALLTLLRVEAKDEVSATFSDDELARMVQDAGDAGLVDDRSAQRLHHALELGRRPVRDVVMPVDRVLYARVGTTPEELERLSSESGFSRFPVMDSEQRILGYLHVKDALDAMPRDVPFPVSALRPIARVRAATPLDDVLTALRRSRTHLAAVLDEDGRLAGMVTMEDVLRELVGRPGSR, from the coding sequence GTGATCGTTCTCCAGCTCTTCATCGGCCTGCTGACCCTCGTGGCCAACGCCTTCTTCGTCGGTGCCGAGTTCGCGCTGATCTCGGTGCGCCGCAGCCAGATCGAGCCGGAGGCCGAGGCCGGCAACCGGCGGGCCCGCAGTGTCATCTGGGGCCTGGAGCACGTCTCCGCACTGCTCGCCGCGGCCCAGCTCGGCATCACCCTCTGCACCCTGGTGCTCGGCATCGTCGCCGAACCGGCCATCGCGCATCTGCTGGAGCCGGTCTTCGACGCGGTCGGGGTGCCGCACGGTCTGGTGCACCCGCTGTCGTTCGTCATCGCCCTGAGCGTGGCGACGTACCTGCACATGCTGCTGGGCGAGATGGTCCCGAAGAACATCGCCCTGGCCGAACCGGCCCGCAGCGCACTGCTCCTGGGCCCGCCGCTGGTCGCGATGGCGCGGGCCCTGCGACCGGTGATCTTCGCGGTGAACGCGTTCGCCAACGCCCTGCTCACGCTGTTGCGGGTGGAGGCGAAGGACGAGGTCTCCGCGACGTTCTCGGACGACGAGCTGGCCCGGATGGTGCAGGACGCCGGGGACGCCGGGCTGGTCGACGACCGTTCCGCGCAGCGCCTCCACCACGCTCTGGAGCTGGGGCGGCGGCCGGTGCGGGACGTGGTGATGCCGGTCGACCGGGTGCTGTACGCCAGGGTCGGCACGACTCCGGAGGAGTTGGAGCGGCTCTCGTCCGAATCCGGGTTCTCCCGCTTCCCGGTGATGGACAGCGAGCAGCGCATCCTCGGGTACCTCCATGTGAAGGACGCCCTGGACGCCATGCCCCGCGACGTTCCCTTCCCGGTGTCGGCGCTGCGGCCGATCGCCCGGGTGCGGGCGGCGACCCCGCTGGACGACGTGCTGACCGCGCTGCGCCGCAGCCGCACCCATCTGGCGGCGGTCCTCGACGAGGACGGGCGGCTGGCGGGCATGGTGACGATGGAGGACGTGCTGCGCGAACTCGTCGGACGGCCGGGGTCCCGCTGA
- a CDS encoding hemolysin family protein, whose product MTEVLLLLVALLLCVACGAFVAAEFSLTTVERSELERAAEQGERGAASALKAVRSLTFQLSGAQLGITVTNLVIGMLSEPSIAKLIRGPVEAAGLHPAAASTLALVIGTALSTVVLMVVGELVPKNWAISSPLAVAKAVATPQRGFTAVFRPFISHLNNTANRIVRRFGLEPTEELASARSPQELVALARHSAKEGALEADTAELFVRTLNLSELTAENVMTPRVQVTALELHATAEDVANATRATGLSRFPVYRGSLDTVVGVAHIKDVLAVPADRRARTRVSEVLREPLLVPETLTVDTLLDRLSGKLAMAVVIDEYGGTAGVATLEDIVEEVVGEVRDEHDPHETPDLAAAGEDADGRTLWSADGAARTDQLRRIGLRVPEGPYETLAGLIAAELGRIPTVDDSVELAGWRIDVVDASGRRAARALLHAPLPGSEDRTEEQR is encoded by the coding sequence ATGACCGAAGTGCTTCTGCTGCTCGTCGCCCTGCTGCTCTGCGTCGCCTGCGGTGCGTTCGTCGCCGCGGAGTTCTCCCTGACCACGGTGGAGCGCAGCGAACTCGAACGGGCTGCCGAGCAGGGTGAGCGCGGTGCCGCGAGCGCGCTCAAAGCCGTCCGGAGTCTCACGTTCCAGCTCTCGGGGGCACAGCTCGGCATCACCGTCACCAACCTGGTGATCGGCATGCTCTCCGAGCCGTCCATCGCCAAGCTGATCCGTGGCCCCGTCGAGGCGGCGGGGCTTCATCCGGCCGCCGCGTCCACCCTGGCCCTGGTCATCGGTACGGCGCTGTCCACGGTGGTTCTGATGGTGGTCGGGGAGCTGGTCCCGAAGAACTGGGCGATCTCCTCCCCGCTGGCCGTGGCGAAGGCGGTGGCGACCCCGCAACGGGGCTTCACCGCGGTGTTCCGGCCCTTCATCAGCCATCTGAACAACACCGCCAACCGGATCGTGCGCCGCTTCGGTCTGGAGCCGACCGAGGAGCTGGCCTCCGCCCGCAGCCCGCAGGAGCTGGTGGCACTGGCCCGGCACTCCGCGAAGGAGGGTGCGCTGGAGGCGGACACCGCCGAGCTGTTCGTCCGCACCCTGAACCTCTCGGAGCTGACGGCGGAGAACGTGATGACCCCGCGGGTCCAGGTGACCGCGCTGGAGCTGCACGCGACGGCGGAGGACGTCGCCAATGCCACGCGGGCGACCGGTCTGTCCCGCTTCCCCGTCTACCGGGGCAGCCTGGACACCGTGGTCGGCGTGGCCCACATCAAGGACGTCCTGGCGGTCCCCGCCGACCGGCGGGCCCGTACCCGGGTCTCGGAAGTGCTGCGTGAACCCCTGCTCGTACCGGAGACGCTCACCGTGGACACCCTGCTGGACCGCTTGTCGGGCAAGCTCGCCATGGCGGTGGTGATCGACGAGTACGGCGGTACGGCGGGGGTCGCGACGCTGGAGGACATCGTGGAGGAGGTCGTCGGCGAGGTCCGCGACGAGCACGACCCGCACGAGACGCCCGACCTGGCGGCAGCGGGCGAGGACGCCGACGGCCGCACGCTGTGGTCGGCCGACGGTGCGGCGCGCACCGACCAGCTCCGCAGGATCGGTCTGCGGGTGCCGGAGGGGCCCTACGAGACCCTGGCCGGGCTGATCGCCGCCGAGCTCGGACGGATCCCGACGGTGGACGACAGCGTCGAGCTGGCGGGCTGGCGGATCGACGTGGTGGACGCGTCGGGCCGCCGGGCCGCGCGAGCCCTGCTGCACGCCCCGCTGCCGGGGTCCGAGGACCGGACGGAGGAGCAGCGGTGA
- a CDS encoding GNAT family N-acetyltransferase — protein sequence MAAMDDPSLSTRSATPADLDAVLAFWKVAAEGTSISDDGDGVARLVERDPDALILAERGGALVGTVIAGFDGWRCHLYRLAVHPDQRRRGVGSTLLAAAEERFTALGGRRADAMVLDRNTSAHHAWRAAGYGPEPQWSRWVRHLTD from the coding sequence ATGGCCGCCATGGACGATCCCTCACTGTCGACACGGTCCGCGACCCCGGCCGATCTGGACGCGGTCCTGGCTTTCTGGAAGGTGGCCGCCGAGGGCACCAGCATCAGCGACGACGGGGACGGGGTAGCCCGCCTGGTGGAACGGGACCCCGACGCATTGATCCTGGCCGAGCGGGGAGGGGCGCTGGTCGGCACCGTCATCGCGGGCTTCGACGGCTGGCGCTGCCATCTCTACCGCCTCGCGGTCCACCCGGACCAGCGGCGCCGGGGCGTCGGGAGCACCCTGCTCGCTGCGGCGGAAGAGCGCTTCACGGCCCTGGGCGGGCGGCGCGCCGACGCCATGGTCCTCGACCGCAACACCTCCGCCCACCACGCCTGGCGCGCGGCGGGATACGGGCCCGAGCCGCAGTGGAGCCGCTGGGTTCGGCATCTGACGGACTGA